A single window of Gossypium arboreum isolate Shixiya-1 chromosome 13, ASM2569848v2, whole genome shotgun sequence DNA harbors:
- the LOC108461692 gene encoding autophagy-related protein 18a-like, with protein MSSSDDTLPHPQAECSSPPPNQTQIQLPLLIHQLSFNQDNTCFSAVTDRAFFVFNTEPYRPLICRDFESGLSLLSMLFRFEVFVLVGSSYSPSPSAAATNTKALLWDDHASRCIGELSFRSPIRSIRLRRDTIVVILLHKIYVYNFSDLKLLHQLETTSNPKGLCEVSQISGPMLLVCPGLQKGSVRVENYGSKKCKFINAHSSNITCLALTHDGRVLATASSKGTLIRCFNTLDGTLIQEVRRGADRAEIYCLAFSPTVQWLAVSSDKGTVHVFSLKADSVVLGDDRSTSALESPLSNQSALSSLSILKGVLPKYFSSEWSVAQFRLPEGPRCIVAFGQQKNTIMIIGMDGSFRRCQFDPVNGGQMTQMEEHNFLKQEEHFPSWNEDS; from the exons ATGTCATCCTCCGACGATACCCTTCCGCACCCACAGGCGGAGTGCTCATCCCCGCCCCCAAACCAAACCCAAATCCAACTCCCCCTACTCATCCATCAGCTCTCCTTCAACCAAGACAACACCTGCTTTTCCGCTGTCACCGATCGTGCTTTCTTTGTATTCAACACCGAACCTTACCGTCCTCTTATCTGCCGTGACTTTGAGTCTGGTCTCTCCCTTCTCTCTATGCTTTTTCGCTTCGAAGTCTTTGTCCTTGTGGGCTCCTCCTACTCTCCCTCTCCTTCTGCGGCGGCCACCAACACCAAAGCTCTCCTTTGGGACGACCATGCTTCACGTTGCATCGGTGAGCTCTCATTTCGTTCCCCAATTCGCTCTATCCGTCTCCGCCGTGATACCATCGTGGTCATTCTCTTGCACAAAATCTACGTTTACAACTTTTCGGATTTAAAACTCTTACACCAGCTGGAAACGACTTCAAATCCGAAAGGTTTGTGCGAGGTTTCACAGATTTCCGGACCTATGCTGTTGGTATGTCCAGGCTTGCAAAAGGGAAGCGTCAGAGTAGAGAATTATGGGAGTAAAAAATGTAAATTCATAAATGCTCATAGTTCCAATATCACGTGTTTGGCTTTGACTCACGATGGCAGAGTCTTGGCTACTGCTAGTAGTAAAGGAACTCTAATCAGATGTTTTAATACTTTGGATGGGACCTTGATTCAGGAG GTAAGGAGGGGGGCAGATCGAGCGGAGATATACTGCCTTGCTTTCTCTCCTACTGTGCAGTGGCTAGCGGTCTCGAGTGACAAAGGAACTGTTCATGTCTTTAGCCTCAAGGCTGATTCAGTAGTTTTGGGGGATGATAGGTCAACTAGTGCATTGGAATCACCTCTTTCTAATCAATCAGCTTTATCATCCCTTTCTATTTTGAAAG GTGTTTTGCCAAAATATTTCAGCTCAGAGTGGTCGGTGGCTCAATTCCGGCTGCCTGAAGGTCCCCGGTGCATTGTTGCTTTTGGACAACAAAAGAACACTATCATGATTATTGGCATGGATGGAAG CTTCCGTCGGTGCCAGTTTGACCCGGTGAACGGTGGACAGATGACTCAAATGGAAGAACACAATTTCTTAAAGCAAGAAGAACATTTTCCAAGTTGGAATGAAGATTCATAG
- the LOC108464138 gene encoding acyl-CoA-binding domain-containing protein 4-like isoform X1 produces MYLLKDQRKTGKMATMARANSGPAYPERFYAAASYAGFDGSPNSNTKDIASRFSNDVALILYALYQQATVGPCNVPKPSSWSPVEHSKWKSWQQLGNMVSTEAMRLFVKILEEEEPGWYSRASNSVSEPVIDVQMNHNSNVEPIIENTNSFVETKIISAENGGLMETEDKEVVSEGLGSIVVYDKWISTPVIGQHPKARYQHGAAVFQDKMYIYGGNHNGRYLNDLHVLDLRSWTWSKVEAKVVPKSVESPSPVNIAPCAGHSLIPWENKLLSIAGHTKVPSETIQVKAFDLQTGTWSVLSTYGKAPVSRAGQSVTLVGTTLVIFGGQDAKRTLLNDLHILNLETMTWNEIDAVGAPPSPRADHAAAIHAERYLLVFGGGSHATCFNDLHVFDLQAMEWSRPTQQGEIPTPRAGHASVTVGENWFIVGGGDNKSGALETVVLNMSTLAWSVVASVEGRVPLASEGLSLVVGSFNGEDMLISFGGYNGHYNNEVNVLKPSHKSTLQSKMMEARVPDSVSAIHNVTNPTRDLESEFEVGHEGKIREIVMDNIDTGHQKFEGEETTERIIATLKVEKEELESSLNKEKLQSLQLKQELAEAKVQNSDLHKELQTIRSQLAAEQSRCFKLEVDVAEQRQKLQTMETLRKELELLQRQKAASEQAALNAKQRQGSGGVWGWLAGSPPQNADNI; encoded by the exons ATGTATTTATTAAaag ATCAAAGAAAAACGGGAAAAATGGCGACTATGGCGAGGGCAAACTCTGGCCCAGCATACCCGGAACGATTCTATGCGGCCGCTTCCTACGCTGGCTTCGATGGATCTCCCAATTCCAACACCAAAGACATTGCCTCCAGGTTCTCTAACGACGTCGCTTTGATCCTCTACGCCTTATACCAGCAG GCTACTGTAGGTCCTTGTAATGTTCCAAAGCCTAGTTCATGGAGTCCCGTCGAACATAGCAAATGGAAAAG CTGGCAGCAGCTTGGAAACATGGTTTCTACAGAAGCTATGCGTCTCTTTGTGAAAATATTGGAG GAAGAAgaaccaggatggtattcaaggGCTTCTAACTCTGTTTCCGAGCCTGTTATAGATGTACAAATGAAT CATAATTCAAATGTTGAGCCTATCATTGAGAACACAAATTCTTTTGTTGAGACAAAGATAATTTCTGCTGAAAATGGAGGTCTGATGGAAACTGAGGACAAAGAGGTTGTATCAGAGGGCCTTGGTTCGATTGTTGTATATGATAAATGGATTTCAACCCCAGTAATTGGTCAACATCCCAAAGCCCGCTACCAG CATGGAGCTGCAGTTTTTCAGgataaaatgtatatatatggtggaAACCACAATGGACGTTATCTAAATGACCTCCAT GTTCTAGATTTGAGAAGCTGGACTTGGTCAAAGGTCGAAGCTAAGGTTGTACCTAAGTCAGTGGAATCACCATCCCCAGTGAATATAGCCCCGTGTGCTGGTCATTCATTG ATCCCTTGGGAGAACAAGCTTCTTTCAATTGCTGGCCATACAAAAGTGCCTTCTGAAACTATCCAGG TGAAGGCATTTGATCTGCAAACTGGTACATGGTCAGTGTTGAGTACTTATGGCAAAGCACCG GTCTCTCGTGCTGGTCAATCTGTGACCCTTGTTGGAACAACCCTAGTGATATTTGGTGGACAGGATGCAAAAAGAACACTCTTGAATGATCTACATATACTTAACCTAGAAACGATGACCTGGAATGAAATTGATGCTGT GGGGGCTCCTCCATCACCACGAGCTGATCATGCTGCTGCTATACATGCAGAGCGTTACCTTCTTGTTTTTGGTGGGGGTTCACATGCTACTTGCTTCAATGATTTGCATGTGTTTGATTTGCAAGCT ATGGAATGGTCAAGACCCACACAACAAGGTGAGATACCAACTCCTAGGGCTGGTCATGCAAGTGTGACTGTTGGGGAGAACTGGTTTATTGTTGGTGGTGGAGACAATAAAAGTG GGGCATTGGAAACTGTTGTCCTCAACATGTCAACCCTCGCTTGGTCAGTTGTGGCATCAGTTGAAGGACGTGTTCCTCTTGCTAGTGAG GGCTTGAGTCTGGTCGTGGGCTCCTTCAATGGTGAAGATATGCTTATATCTTTTGGAGGATATAATGGGCATTATAACAATGAG GTTAATGTTCTTAAGCCAAGTCACAAATCAACCTTGCAATCGAAGATGATGGAGGCTCGTGTTCCTGATAGTGTTTCTGCCATCCATAACGTTACAAATCCTACCAGAGATTTGGAGTCTGAGTTTGAAGTTGGTCACGAAGGAAAGATACGAGAAATTGTTATGGATAATATTGACACAGGGCATCAG AAATTTGAAGGGGAGGAGACTACCGAGCGCATAATAGCAACTCTCAAAGTGGAGAAGGAAGAACTAGAATCGTCACTCAACAAGGAGAAGTTACAGTCTCTCCAGCTAAAGCAAGAACTTGCTGAAGCTAAGGTGCAAAACTCAGATTTGCACAAG GAGCTCCAAACTATACGCAGTCAACTTGCTGCCGAGCAGTCTAGATGTTTTAAATTAGAG GTTGATGTTGCGGAACAAAGACAGAAACTTCAGACGATGGAAACGCTACGAAAGGAGCTTGAACTCCTGCAACGGCAAAAAGCTGCATCTGAACAAGCTGCCTTGAACGCAAAGCAGAGGCAAGGCTCAGGTGGTGTATGGGGTTGGCTTGCAGGTAGCCCTCCTCAAAACGCTGACAATATCTAA
- the LOC108464138 gene encoding acyl-CoA-binding domain-containing protein 4-like isoform X3, which yields MYLLKDQRKTGKMATMARANSGPAYPERFYAAASYAGFDGSPNSNTKDIASRFSNDVALILYALYQQATVGPCNVPKPSSWSPVEHSKWKSWQQLGNMVSTEAMRLFVKILEEEEPGWYSRASNSVSEPVIDVQMNHNSNVEPIIENTNSFVETKIISAENGGLMETEDKEVVSEGLGSIVVYDKWISTPVIGQHPKARYQHGAAVFQDKMYIYGGNHNGRYLNDLHVLDLRSWTWSKVEAKVVPKSVESPSPVNIAPCAGHSLIPWENKLLSIAGHTKVPSETIQVKAFDLQTGTWSVLSTYGKAPVSRAGQSVTLVGTTLVIFGGQDAKRTLLNDLHILNLETMTWNEIDAVGAPPSPRADHAAAIHAERYLLVFGGGSHATCFNDLHVFDLQAMEWSRPTQQGEIPTPRAGHASVTVGENWFIVGGGDNKSGALETVVLNMSTLAWSVVASVEGRVPLASEGLSLVVGSFNGEDMLISFGGYNGHYNNEVNVLKPSHKSTLQSKMMEARVPDSVSAIHNVTNPTRDLESEFEVGHEGKIREIVMDNIDTGHQKFEGEETTERIIATLKVEKEELESSLNKEKLQSLQLKQELAEAKVQNSDLHKVDVAEQRQKLQTMETLRKELELLQRQKAASEQAALNAKQRQGSGGVWGWLAGSPPQNADNI from the exons ATGTATTTATTAAaag ATCAAAGAAAAACGGGAAAAATGGCGACTATGGCGAGGGCAAACTCTGGCCCAGCATACCCGGAACGATTCTATGCGGCCGCTTCCTACGCTGGCTTCGATGGATCTCCCAATTCCAACACCAAAGACATTGCCTCCAGGTTCTCTAACGACGTCGCTTTGATCCTCTACGCCTTATACCAGCAG GCTACTGTAGGTCCTTGTAATGTTCCAAAGCCTAGTTCATGGAGTCCCGTCGAACATAGCAAATGGAAAAG CTGGCAGCAGCTTGGAAACATGGTTTCTACAGAAGCTATGCGTCTCTTTGTGAAAATATTGGAG GAAGAAgaaccaggatggtattcaaggGCTTCTAACTCTGTTTCCGAGCCTGTTATAGATGTACAAATGAAT CATAATTCAAATGTTGAGCCTATCATTGAGAACACAAATTCTTTTGTTGAGACAAAGATAATTTCTGCTGAAAATGGAGGTCTGATGGAAACTGAGGACAAAGAGGTTGTATCAGAGGGCCTTGGTTCGATTGTTGTATATGATAAATGGATTTCAACCCCAGTAATTGGTCAACATCCCAAAGCCCGCTACCAG CATGGAGCTGCAGTTTTTCAGgataaaatgtatatatatggtggaAACCACAATGGACGTTATCTAAATGACCTCCAT GTTCTAGATTTGAGAAGCTGGACTTGGTCAAAGGTCGAAGCTAAGGTTGTACCTAAGTCAGTGGAATCACCATCCCCAGTGAATATAGCCCCGTGTGCTGGTCATTCATTG ATCCCTTGGGAGAACAAGCTTCTTTCAATTGCTGGCCATACAAAAGTGCCTTCTGAAACTATCCAGG TGAAGGCATTTGATCTGCAAACTGGTACATGGTCAGTGTTGAGTACTTATGGCAAAGCACCG GTCTCTCGTGCTGGTCAATCTGTGACCCTTGTTGGAACAACCCTAGTGATATTTGGTGGACAGGATGCAAAAAGAACACTCTTGAATGATCTACATATACTTAACCTAGAAACGATGACCTGGAATGAAATTGATGCTGT GGGGGCTCCTCCATCACCACGAGCTGATCATGCTGCTGCTATACATGCAGAGCGTTACCTTCTTGTTTTTGGTGGGGGTTCACATGCTACTTGCTTCAATGATTTGCATGTGTTTGATTTGCAAGCT ATGGAATGGTCAAGACCCACACAACAAGGTGAGATACCAACTCCTAGGGCTGGTCATGCAAGTGTGACTGTTGGGGAGAACTGGTTTATTGTTGGTGGTGGAGACAATAAAAGTG GGGCATTGGAAACTGTTGTCCTCAACATGTCAACCCTCGCTTGGTCAGTTGTGGCATCAGTTGAAGGACGTGTTCCTCTTGCTAGTGAG GGCTTGAGTCTGGTCGTGGGCTCCTTCAATGGTGAAGATATGCTTATATCTTTTGGAGGATATAATGGGCATTATAACAATGAG GTTAATGTTCTTAAGCCAAGTCACAAATCAACCTTGCAATCGAAGATGATGGAGGCTCGTGTTCCTGATAGTGTTTCTGCCATCCATAACGTTACAAATCCTACCAGAGATTTGGAGTCTGAGTTTGAAGTTGGTCACGAAGGAAAGATACGAGAAATTGTTATGGATAATATTGACACAGGGCATCAG AAATTTGAAGGGGAGGAGACTACCGAGCGCATAATAGCAACTCTCAAAGTGGAGAAGGAAGAACTAGAATCGTCACTCAACAAGGAGAAGTTACAGTCTCTCCAGCTAAAGCAAGAACTTGCTGAAGCTAAGGTGCAAAACTCAGATTTGCACAAG GTTGATGTTGCGGAACAAAGACAGAAACTTCAGACGATGGAAACGCTACGAAAGGAGCTTGAACTCCTGCAACGGCAAAAAGCTGCATCTGAACAAGCTGCCTTGAACGCAAAGCAGAGGCAAGGCTCAGGTGGTGTATGGGGTTGGCTTGCAGGTAGCCCTCCTCAAAACGCTGACAATATCTAA
- the LOC108464138 gene encoding acyl-CoA-binding domain-containing protein 4-like isoform X2 gives MATMARANSGPAYPERFYAAASYAGFDGSPNSNTKDIASRFSNDVALILYALYQQATVGPCNVPKPSSWSPVEHSKWKSWQQLGNMVSTEAMRLFVKILEEEEPGWYSRASNSVSEPVIDVQMNHNSNVEPIIENTNSFVETKIISAENGGLMETEDKEVVSEGLGSIVVYDKWISTPVIGQHPKARYQHGAAVFQDKMYIYGGNHNGRYLNDLHVLDLRSWTWSKVEAKVVPKSVESPSPVNIAPCAGHSLIPWENKLLSIAGHTKVPSETIQVKAFDLQTGTWSVLSTYGKAPVSRAGQSVTLVGTTLVIFGGQDAKRTLLNDLHILNLETMTWNEIDAVGAPPSPRADHAAAIHAERYLLVFGGGSHATCFNDLHVFDLQAMEWSRPTQQGEIPTPRAGHASVTVGENWFIVGGGDNKSGALETVVLNMSTLAWSVVASVEGRVPLASEGLSLVVGSFNGEDMLISFGGYNGHYNNEVNVLKPSHKSTLQSKMMEARVPDSVSAIHNVTNPTRDLESEFEVGHEGKIREIVMDNIDTGHQKFEGEETTERIIATLKVEKEELESSLNKEKLQSLQLKQELAEAKVQNSDLHKELQTIRSQLAAEQSRCFKLEVDVAEQRQKLQTMETLRKELELLQRQKAASEQAALNAKQRQGSGGVWGWLAGSPPQNADNI, from the exons ATGGCGACTATGGCGAGGGCAAACTCTGGCCCAGCATACCCGGAACGATTCTATGCGGCCGCTTCCTACGCTGGCTTCGATGGATCTCCCAATTCCAACACCAAAGACATTGCCTCCAGGTTCTCTAACGACGTCGCTTTGATCCTCTACGCCTTATACCAGCAG GCTACTGTAGGTCCTTGTAATGTTCCAAAGCCTAGTTCATGGAGTCCCGTCGAACATAGCAAATGGAAAAG CTGGCAGCAGCTTGGAAACATGGTTTCTACAGAAGCTATGCGTCTCTTTGTGAAAATATTGGAG GAAGAAgaaccaggatggtattcaaggGCTTCTAACTCTGTTTCCGAGCCTGTTATAGATGTACAAATGAAT CATAATTCAAATGTTGAGCCTATCATTGAGAACACAAATTCTTTTGTTGAGACAAAGATAATTTCTGCTGAAAATGGAGGTCTGATGGAAACTGAGGACAAAGAGGTTGTATCAGAGGGCCTTGGTTCGATTGTTGTATATGATAAATGGATTTCAACCCCAGTAATTGGTCAACATCCCAAAGCCCGCTACCAG CATGGAGCTGCAGTTTTTCAGgataaaatgtatatatatggtggaAACCACAATGGACGTTATCTAAATGACCTCCAT GTTCTAGATTTGAGAAGCTGGACTTGGTCAAAGGTCGAAGCTAAGGTTGTACCTAAGTCAGTGGAATCACCATCCCCAGTGAATATAGCCCCGTGTGCTGGTCATTCATTG ATCCCTTGGGAGAACAAGCTTCTTTCAATTGCTGGCCATACAAAAGTGCCTTCTGAAACTATCCAGG TGAAGGCATTTGATCTGCAAACTGGTACATGGTCAGTGTTGAGTACTTATGGCAAAGCACCG GTCTCTCGTGCTGGTCAATCTGTGACCCTTGTTGGAACAACCCTAGTGATATTTGGTGGACAGGATGCAAAAAGAACACTCTTGAATGATCTACATATACTTAACCTAGAAACGATGACCTGGAATGAAATTGATGCTGT GGGGGCTCCTCCATCACCACGAGCTGATCATGCTGCTGCTATACATGCAGAGCGTTACCTTCTTGTTTTTGGTGGGGGTTCACATGCTACTTGCTTCAATGATTTGCATGTGTTTGATTTGCAAGCT ATGGAATGGTCAAGACCCACACAACAAGGTGAGATACCAACTCCTAGGGCTGGTCATGCAAGTGTGACTGTTGGGGAGAACTGGTTTATTGTTGGTGGTGGAGACAATAAAAGTG GGGCATTGGAAACTGTTGTCCTCAACATGTCAACCCTCGCTTGGTCAGTTGTGGCATCAGTTGAAGGACGTGTTCCTCTTGCTAGTGAG GGCTTGAGTCTGGTCGTGGGCTCCTTCAATGGTGAAGATATGCTTATATCTTTTGGAGGATATAATGGGCATTATAACAATGAG GTTAATGTTCTTAAGCCAAGTCACAAATCAACCTTGCAATCGAAGATGATGGAGGCTCGTGTTCCTGATAGTGTTTCTGCCATCCATAACGTTACAAATCCTACCAGAGATTTGGAGTCTGAGTTTGAAGTTGGTCACGAAGGAAAGATACGAGAAATTGTTATGGATAATATTGACACAGGGCATCAG AAATTTGAAGGGGAGGAGACTACCGAGCGCATAATAGCAACTCTCAAAGTGGAGAAGGAAGAACTAGAATCGTCACTCAACAAGGAGAAGTTACAGTCTCTCCAGCTAAAGCAAGAACTTGCTGAAGCTAAGGTGCAAAACTCAGATTTGCACAAG GAGCTCCAAACTATACGCAGTCAACTTGCTGCCGAGCAGTCTAGATGTTTTAAATTAGAG GTTGATGTTGCGGAACAAAGACAGAAACTTCAGACGATGGAAACGCTACGAAAGGAGCTTGAACTCCTGCAACGGCAAAAAGCTGCATCTGAACAAGCTGCCTTGAACGCAAAGCAGAGGCAAGGCTCAGGTGGTGTATGGGGTTGGCTTGCAGGTAGCCCTCCTCAAAACGCTGACAATATCTAA